The proteins below come from a single Xiphophorus hellerii strain 12219 chromosome 14, Xiphophorus_hellerii-4.1, whole genome shotgun sequence genomic window:
- the LOC116732304 gene encoding Fc receptor-like B: MTFMHPSDTGLYWCESMSGSSSSSIQLSVSGGSVILQSPVLPVMEGDDVTLSCRAKNPTHNLPAAFYKDGSFIGDGPSGHMTLLHVSSSDEGLYKCNVKGHGESPSSRISVKEKPPTTSPPSSSSSSSEKLTNISDSTVTPGPGSSSVSLPVLLPSASC; this comes from the exons ATGACCTTCATGCACCCATCAGATACTGGTCTGTACTGGTGTGAGTCCATGTctggatcctccagcagcagcatccagctCTCTGTCTCTG gtggatcagtgatcctgcagagtcctgtcctccctgtgatggagggagatgacgtcactctgagctgcagagcaaagaatcCAACCCACAACCTCCCAGCTGCTTTCTATAAAGATGGCTCCTTCATTGGTGATGGACCATCAGGTCACATGAccctcctccatgtttccagctCTGATGAAGGCCTCTATAAATGTAATGTCAAAGGTCATGGAGAGTCTCCATCCAGCAGGATCtctgtcaaag AGAAACCTCCAACCACCTCtccaccttcctcctcctcctcttcctcag AGAAACTCACCAACATCTCTGACTCTACAGTCACACCTGGTCCAGGTTCTTCCTCCGTCTCTCTCCCAGTGTTGCTTCCCAGTGCATCTTGTTGA